The Maylandia zebra isolate NMK-2024a linkage group LG7, Mzebra_GT3a, whole genome shotgun sequence genome contains a region encoding:
- the LOC143419724 gene encoding uncharacterized protein LOC143419724, with the protein MTEVKCYRAIDMSKKSTREERIEIVLISGERNNRVIAADFNARHPTRPPISHATVSKLLAKFRETGSVLDLPKCGHKKTVTNEETSVAVLASVTKSPQRSTRRMSLESGISQTSLQRILASHKWHPYKLQLLQHLNEDDPDRRTEFAEWAKQKLEQDPQFTQKILFSDEANFYVNGEVNKQNHRYWSDTNPHWMDPSKTVGTTKVMVWCGIWGTTIVGPFFINGSLKATGYLKLLHDDVFPSLCTEAGTFPEFFQQDGAPPHYGCQVRAFLDEQFPGKWIGRHGPVEWPPRSPDLTPLDFYLWGHLKAIVYGVKI; encoded by the coding sequence ccattgacatgtcgaagaagtcaacacgtgaggagcggatcgaaattgtgttgatatctggtgaacgcaataaccgggtcattgcagcagatttcaatgcaagacaccctacgagaccacccatctcccatgctacagttagcaaactgcttgctaagtttcgtgaaactggttcagtgttggatttgccaaaatgtggacacaagaaaactgtcactaatgaagaaacatcagtggctgtcctagcttcagtcaccaagagcccacagcgtagcactcgccgcatgtcattggagagtggcattagtcaaaCATCCCTTCAGCGGATATTAGCTagtcacaaatggcacccttacaaactccagctactgcagcatctcaacgaggatgacccagatcggcgcacagaatttgcagaatgggcaaaacaaaaattggaacaggaccctcagttcacgcagaagattttgttcagtgatgaggcaaacttttatgtgaatggtgaagttaacaaacaaaaccaccgctattggtctgacactaacccacattggatggatccctccaagactgttggaacaacaaaagtgatggtttggtgtggtatatggggtacaacgatagtgggcccattcttcatcaatggaagcCTCAaagccactggatatttgaaattgctacatgatgatgtgtttccctctttatgcactgaagctggcacgttccctgagtttttccagcaagatggtgcaccaccacattatgggtgccaggtccgagcattcctagatgaacagtttcctggaaagtggattggtcgtcatgggccagttgaatggcccccaaggtctcccgatctgacccccttagacttttatctttggggtcatctgaaggcaattgtctatggtgtaaAGATatga